One part of the Acidiferrobacterales bacterium genome encodes these proteins:
- a CDS encoding TRAP transporter fused permease subunit, whose product MSRARRLRSALTALFLVIGTALTLYIGISVFGLISNSKVFYATFVFLVMCMASLHAINELIDQFIAGSVNHIWRIRLAIAAVATVLAVGGSGYVRFHALRLDAIHPFFETFDITIGILFIVGVMMLNFLHWGWLLTSLVVIIILYFFFGYLVPYPILRLPEYDVGFVIHYLGLGVSEGMFWLARLAADKLYFLVIFAAILLGVGMLKMVIEIGKVTGRRVQGGAAFPAIIGSGIVASVMGQAVSNVVLTGRLTIPMMKSHGYRKDMAGAIEAVASTSGQIMPPILGLAGFIIALFLNVPYIEVALAALIPALLFLSGTTFGVITCAQSERLEKMQDEIDYKAIWRMAPTFLVSFAAVVILLVGYYSPAIAGIVGIALALGLCMFQGRYRPKIREMYDAFLDGLVIVTLLSLLLVAIGPLAQTFLTTNLSNRLAIVLVQVLPDSKILLLVGTMVVSLFLGMGLPTPVAYVVVSLTLVPFLQQGGIDAILAHFFVFYFAVFSTLTPPVAVSALAAAKLSGGTFLGTAKDGMKLMLTTFIIPYGFIYHPELLSFPDVTPDVIAPVVLILCLQWTSSVVCYGYFFRDLTWTERWGYLTVTAIGFSYLINERLIELIAFGALLIVMVGWVLSTRKRRGVHDA is encoded by the coding sequence ATGTCCCGCGCCAGACGACTTCGGTCTGCCTTGACCGCGCTGTTTCTGGTCATCGGTACCGCATTGACACTCTATATCGGAATATCGGTATTCGGACTGATCAGCAACTCAAAAGTCTTCTACGCGACGTTCGTATTCCTGGTCATGTGCATGGCCTCGCTGCATGCAATCAATGAGTTGATCGATCAGTTCATCGCCGGGTCGGTCAATCACATATGGCGAATCAGACTGGCGATCGCGGCGGTTGCGACAGTGCTTGCTGTCGGCGGGTCCGGTTACGTTCGATTTCACGCACTCCGTCTTGATGCGATTCATCCTTTTTTTGAGACTTTCGACATCACGATCGGAATTCTCTTCATTGTCGGGGTGATGATGCTGAATTTCCTGCATTGGGGTTGGCTGCTGACTTCGCTGGTCGTCATCATCATCCTTTATTTTTTCTTCGGATATCTGGTGCCCTATCCAATTCTCAGGCTTCCGGAATACGATGTCGGATTTGTCATTCACTATCTTGGACTCGGCGTCAGTGAAGGTATGTTCTGGCTGGCCAGACTGGCGGCGGACAAGCTCTATTTCTTGGTGATTTTCGCCGCTATCCTGCTCGGTGTGGGGATGCTGAAGATGGTCATAGAGATTGGCAAAGTCACTGGTCGGCGAGTACAGGGGGGAGCGGCCTTTCCCGCCATCATTGGCAGTGGGATTGTGGCTTCAGTCATGGGACAGGCCGTGTCCAATGTGGTCCTGACGGGCCGGCTTACAATCCCGATGATGAAAAGTCATGGCTATCGAAAAGACATGGCGGGCGCCATCGAAGCCGTCGCCTCGACTTCCGGGCAGATCATGCCGCCCATACTTGGACTTGCTGGATTCATAATCGCACTGTTCCTGAACGTGCCCTACATCGAGGTCGCGCTGGCGGCGCTCATTCCTGCGTTACTGTTTCTGTCCGGCACCACATTCGGCGTCATTACCTGTGCCCAGAGCGAACGGCTGGAGAAGATGCAGGACGAGATTGATTACAAGGCAATATGGCGCATGGCGCCAACATTTCTTGTATCCTTTGCGGCTGTTGTCATACTTCTGGTTGGATATTACTCGCCGGCGATTGCCGGAATCGTGGGTATTGCGCTGGCATTGGGCTTGTGCATGTTTCAGGGCAGGTACAGGCCAAAAATTCGGGAAATGTACGATGCCTTCCTGGACGGACTGGTCATCGTCACTCTACTGTCGCTGCTGCTTGTGGCGATCGGACCGCTGGCACAGACATTCCTCACAACCAATCTTTCGAACAGACTCGCGATCGTGCTGGTTCAGGTTCTTCCAGACAGCAAGATACTCCTATTGGTGGGCACGATGGTTGTCTCGCTGTTTCTCGGGATGGGACTGCCAACCCCGGTCGCCTACGTTGTCGTTTCCCTGACCCTGGTGCCATTTCTCCAGCAAGGAGGAATCGATGCGATCCTCGCACACTTCTTCGTGTTCTACTTCGCTGTGTTCTCCACCCTGACTCCACCGGTGGCAGTCAGCGCATTGGCTGCGGCGAAACTTTCGGGCGGTACGTTTCTCGGGACCGCCAAAGACGGCATGAAACTCATGCTGACAACGTTCATCATTCCATATGGATTCATCTATCACCCAGAGCTTCTGTCATTTCCAGATGTCACCCCGGATGTCATTGCACCGGTTGTGCTCATACTCTGTCTGCAGTGGACCTCGTCTGTCGTGTGTTATGGATATTTCTTCCGCGATCTGACTTGGACTGAGCGATGGGGATATCTGACAGTCACCGCGATCGGATTTTCCTACCTGATCAATGAACGGCTGATTGAACTGATCGCATTCGGGGCGTTGTTGATTGTAATGGTCGGATGGGTTCTGTCGACCCGCAAGCGTCGGGGCGTGCACGATGCCTGA
- a CDS encoding lactate racemase domain-containing protein: MNAMYGLKGVETDFGSKKINIDVPADSTVIEFKDPQFLPDPAARIKQALKDPVGSAPLKELARRGMTVAIGFDDPTRPPLPWQTIIPMVIDELTGCGVRDKDICLICANGAHRKWRREELRNFLGAPLFDRFWPSGQVINHDCQDRNELSYLGRTDRGTYVEHNRRFVEADLSIYVGTVSATYVGGYSGTGAVTGLASAESLASHHAHRFWHSPKSTTGDHRTMMYRGVKAQVHDFMEQAMGKRVFYVNSIVGVGGKIAGVYAGYSPQLEAPCWDLADSFSRYPSPQADIMVIGMSDWFAYGEADNTLIAAIGCLNPPRIWLNRPVLREGGVVIGLNPSTGQIDPTMYPSYQEVIDLYDRHHDISELQQYELEISSKPKYLDLYRNGNSYHPRHPFWLMYIGHYTLQRASAVIMSGTENPGAFRKLGITPAKDFDHAWKIATSICGDKPVTVIAPTFWTRRQFKFDVSD, from the coding sequence ATGAATGCCATGTATGGTTTGAAAGGAGTTGAAACCGACTTCGGCTCGAAGAAGATCAATATTGACGTGCCTGCCGATTCGACAGTGATCGAATTCAAGGACCCGCAGTTTCTGCCAGATCCCGCAGCCCGAATCAAGCAGGCACTGAAAGATCCGGTTGGGTCTGCGCCGCTGAAGGAACTTGCAAGACGCGGCATGACCGTCGCGATAGGATTTGATGACCCGACCCGACCGCCGCTGCCTTGGCAGACGATCATACCGATGGTCATTGACGAACTGACCGGATGCGGCGTCAGGGACAAGGACATCTGCCTGATCTGTGCGAACGGGGCTCATCGTAAATGGCGTCGCGAAGAATTGAGGAATTTTCTCGGTGCTCCCTTATTCGACCGGTTCTGGCCAAGCGGACAAGTCATCAATCATGATTGTCAGGATCGCAATGAGTTGAGCTATCTGGGTCGAACCGACCGCGGTACTTACGTCGAACACAACCGACGTTTTGTCGAGGCGGACCTGTCCATATACGTGGGGACCGTGTCAGCGACGTATGTTGGCGGTTATTCCGGTACCGGTGCTGTAACGGGACTCGCTTCGGCGGAGAGTCTGGCGTCGCATCACGCCCATCGATTCTGGCACTCACCCAAGTCGACAACGGGCGATCATCGCACCATGATGTATCGCGGTGTGAAAGCGCAAGTCCACGACTTCATGGAGCAAGCCATGGGCAAGCGGGTGTTTTACGTGAACTCGATCGTTGGTGTCGGCGGAAAGATCGCCGGTGTGTATGCCGGCTATTCTCCGCAACTCGAGGCACCATGCTGGGATTTGGCTGATTCCTTCAGCCGCTACCCGTCACCACAGGCCGACATCATGGTCATTGGAATGAGCGATTGGTTCGCCTACGGCGAAGCGGACAACACCCTAATTGCAGCCATCGGCTGTCTCAACCCGCCGAGAATCTGGCTTAACCGGCCGGTTCTTCGTGAGGGTGGTGTGGTGATCGGATTGAATCCATCGACTGGACAGATTGATCCGACCATGTATCCGTCCTATCAGGAGGTGATTGATCTCTATGACCGGCATCACGATATCAGCGAACTGCAGCAGTACGAGTTGGAAATCAGTTCGAAACCCAAGTACCTTGACTTGTATCGAAATGGAAATTCATATCACCCTCGACACCCATTCTGGCTGATGTACATCGGTCACTACACGTTGCAGAGGGCATCCGCTGTGATCATGTCTGGAACTGAGAATCCGGGCGCGTTTCGCAAACTTGGCATCACGCCTGCCAAAGACTTTGATCATGCGTGGAAAATCGCCACCAGCATTTGCGGCGATAAACCAGTGACGGTCATCGCCCCGACATTTTGGACCAGACGTCAGTTCAAGTTTGATGTCAGTGACTGA
- the larB gene encoding nickel pincer cofactor biosynthesis protein LarB, producing MTLRADFQPDDERANRTGLDEAVFCESKNIDQIERIVLRPERQGQPQLLTRLNPQKYSALSDEARNVIDYEEVSRTGIVGDCPKPDSTDQIAVVAAGTSDVGVAREAVRTLAYHGRDCSEFYDVGVAGLWRILGIEDQLRQMSIVVVVAGMDAALPTVVAGLTPSSIIAVPTSVGYGVAQGGRSALETILSSCSPGVVTVNIDNGFGAACAAIRIMNQIKS from the coding sequence ATGACTCTTCGCGCAGACTTTCAACCTGATGATGAGCGCGCGAACCGAACTGGCCTGGATGAGGCGGTTTTCTGTGAGTCCAAAAATATTGATCAGATCGAACGTATTGTTTTGCGGCCGGAACGTCAGGGCCAGCCACAATTGCTCACAAGACTGAATCCACAGAAGTATTCGGCACTCAGCGATGAAGCCAGAAACGTGATCGATTATGAGGAAGTATCCCGCACCGGCATTGTCGGCGATTGTCCGAAGCCAGATAGCACCGACCAAATCGCGGTTGTGGCAGCCGGTACTTCCGATGTCGGTGTCGCCCGCGAGGCGGTGCGTACACTTGCATATCACGGCAGGGATTGTTCCGAATTCTACGACGTAGGAGTGGCGGGGTTGTGGCGGATTCTGGGTATTGAGGATCAGTTGCGTCAAATGTCGATAGTTGTAGTTGTGGCTGGGATGGACGCAGCGTTGCCCACAGTCGTTGCCGGTCTGACCCCCTCATCAATCATTGCGGTCCCGACATCGGTCGGATACGGCGTCGCACAAGGTGGTCGTTCGGCACTTGAAACGATACTGTCCAGTTGCTCTCCCGGGGTTGTAACGGTGAACATTGACAACGGTTTCGGAGCGGCATGCGCAGCCATTCGAATCATGAACCAAATCAAGTCATGA
- a CDS encoding LarC family nickel insertion protein, with protein sequence MPGQTVSIDLPKVFNSQYFRQYQYHCVVTESSQELLRVVHIHINPVGGIAGDMFVAAALDLASELEKPMLAMLQCLNLSDDISIDVQTHRDSVMVGKKFHVSESRSNHLNTGYRDIQNHIDNADIPENVRAVAHRIVDYIAEAESAVHGIDVDKVILHEVGSVDSLVDIICSAYLIDALGDVTWSCDPLPSGSGFVQTAHGDLPLPVPAVTRLLTGYPLYNDGRKGERVTPTGAAILRAIDPKFDQPRATMILRAAGIGFGSASFEGISNVVRLLSYAAGDREVQDERISVLEFEVDDQSPEDLAIGLDRIRDCEGVLDVLQVPAFGKKGRMTAHIQVIGRAEFIETIASSCLSETATLGVRYQLADRKVITRHAYHHKQAPTKIAGRPDGSKTVKVEAEFLSEVGDYSARKRVRQQIEAEIENRCDKPD encoded by the coding sequence GTGCCAGGACAGACAGTGTCGATCGATCTGCCGAAGGTCTTCAATTCCCAATATTTCAGGCAATATCAGTATCATTGTGTTGTAACCGAATCGTCACAAGAGTTGCTGAGAGTTGTGCACATACACATAAATCCCGTGGGCGGAATCGCAGGCGACATGTTCGTAGCTGCCGCGCTTGATCTTGCATCGGAACTTGAAAAACCAATGCTTGCGATGTTGCAGTGTCTGAATTTGTCAGATGATATCAGCATTGACGTACAGACTCACCGCGATTCCGTGATGGTTGGAAAGAAATTCCACGTGAGCGAATCGCGCTCAAATCATCTCAACACCGGATACCGTGATATTCAGAATCACATCGACAATGCGGATATTCCTGAAAATGTGCGGGCAGTCGCACATCGGATTGTTGATTACATCGCTGAAGCGGAATCTGCTGTACATGGGATTGATGTGGACAAAGTGATTCTGCATGAGGTGGGGTCGGTGGATTCGTTGGTTGATATCATTTGCTCCGCCTACCTGATCGACGCGCTCGGTGACGTCACTTGGTCATGCGACCCACTCCCATCCGGGAGTGGCTTTGTCCAGACCGCGCATGGAGACCTGCCGTTGCCGGTACCGGCCGTAACGCGACTTCTGACTGGTTATCCGCTGTACAACGATGGCCGCAAAGGGGAGCGGGTAACCCCGACTGGAGCGGCAATCTTGAGAGCGATTGACCCGAAGTTCGATCAACCAAGAGCTACGATGATTCTCAGAGCTGCCGGAATCGGATTCGGTTCAGCATCGTTTGAGGGTATCAGTAATGTGGTCAGGCTGCTCTCATATGCCGCGGGTGACCGTGAGGTGCAAGATGAGAGAATCTCCGTACTCGAATTTGAGGTCGATGACCAGTCGCCCGAAGACCTTGCGATCGGATTGGACCGAATACGCGATTGCGAGGGTGTTTTAGACGTTTTGCAGGTGCCTGCCTTCGGCAAGAAAGGGCGCATGACTGCGCATATCCAGGTCATAGGCAGGGCCGAGTTCATCGAGACGATCGCTTCGAGCTGCCTTTCAGAGACAGCGACACTGGGCGTTCGGTATCAGTTGGCTGATCGAAAGGTCATCACTCGACATGCCTATCATCACAAGCAGGCACCGACAAAGATCGCCGGCAGACCAGACGGTTCAAAGACGGTGAAGGTGGAAGCTGAATTTCTATCGGAAGTCGGGGACTACAGCGCGCGCAAACGAGTCCGACAGCAGATAGAGGCCGAGATTGAGAATCGGTGCGATAAACCTGATTGA
- a CDS encoding iron-containing alcohol dehydrogenase, translating to MTYRSNSHANNWNYPTTMRFGQGRIQEISGICLEFGIKSPLLVTDPGLIDLPMVQQIFELCRSNLDNCSIFSELQPNPVESNVVQGIEVFRSGRHDGIIALGGGSALDVGKAIALMVGQTRPIWDFEDREDWYTRANADAIVPTIAIPTTSGTGSEVGRASVITDGSDQTKKIIFHPKMMPVCVILDPEVTVGLPALLTAGVGMDALSHNLEAYCSPVYHPLAQGIAVEGMRLIRDWLEPACSDGHNLEARSQMQVASSMGATAFQKGLGAMHSLSHPCGSILGTHHGTTNAVVMPYVLEFNTDAIDDRLTALARYLDLPDPSPESVIHWVLDLRNQIGIPHTLSELGMSDENVTQFSKMAMLDPSTSTNPIQMTQDYFEDLYERSISGSIGVS from the coding sequence ATGACCTATCGATCCAATTCTCACGCCAACAACTGGAACTATCCGACTACAATGCGATTTGGGCAGGGACGAATCCAGGAGATTTCCGGTATCTGCCTGGAATTCGGCATCAAAAGCCCGCTGCTGGTAACCGACCCCGGACTGATTGACCTGCCGATGGTGCAGCAGATTTTCGAGCTGTGCCGGTCTAATCTTGACAACTGCTCCATCTTTTCGGAATTGCAACCCAACCCTGTGGAAAGCAATGTCGTCCAAGGCATTGAGGTATTTCGATCGGGCCGTCACGATGGGATAATCGCACTCGGCGGCGGAAGCGCGCTGGATGTCGGCAAGGCAATCGCACTGATGGTTGGACAGACACGTCCGATTTGGGACTTCGAAGATCGCGAGGATTGGTACACGCGAGCGAATGCCGACGCGATTGTCCCGACGATTGCAATACCGACGACCTCAGGCACAGGTTCCGAGGTCGGACGCGCCTCAGTCATTACGGATGGGTCTGATCAGACGAAGAAGATTATTTTCCACCCCAAAATGATGCCGGTCTGCGTCATACTTGATCCTGAAGTCACTGTTGGATTGCCAGCTTTGCTGACCGCTGGAGTCGGGATGGATGCACTGTCGCACAACCTTGAGGCATACTGCAGTCCCGTTTATCATCCGCTCGCCCAAGGTATTGCCGTCGAAGGAATGCGCCTGATCCGGGACTGGCTGGAACCCGCCTGCAGCGACGGTCATAATCTGGAAGCCAGGTCGCAAATGCAGGTCGCTTCCTCCATGGGTGCCACTGCCTTTCAGAAAGGTCTTGGCGCGATGCACAGCCTCAGCCACCCTTGCGGCTCGATTCTGGGCACGCATCATGGTACAACCAACGCCGTCGTCATGCCTTATGTGCTTGAGTTCAACACCGATGCGATTGATGATCGACTGACCGCACTGGCACGCTACCTTGACCTGCCGGATCCATCGCCGGAATCAGTAATCCACTGGGTTTTGGATCTGCGAAACCAGATCGGAATTCCACATACACTGTCCGAACTGGGCATGTCAGACGAAAATGTCACACAGTTTTCCAAGATGGCCATGCTCGATCCTTCGACATCCACCAATCCGATCCAGATGACACAGGATTACTTTGAGGATCTGTATGAACGCAGTATTTCGGGATCTATCGGTGTCAGCTGA
- a CDS encoding gamma-glutamylcyclotransferase translates to MNAVFRDLSVSADQSIYERLHLPRNNLWVFGYGSLMWNPGFFYTESRRGKLFGYHRSLCLRSVRYRGTDSNPGLVFGLDRGGSCTGMCYRLEDDRQREIAAYLQDRELLNNAYNPFIRPVNLDDGRCVDAIVFVVKRQHPSYVRNLTPDQMAGIVARAAGHRGPNLDYVMSTIKVLEEFGIRDRLLCNIGRLASAQSAKLSEI, encoded by the coding sequence ATGAACGCAGTATTTCGGGATCTATCGGTGTCAGCTGATCAGTCGATTTACGAGCGTTTGCACCTGCCCAGGAACAATCTCTGGGTGTTCGGTTATGGTTCATTGATGTGGAATCCGGGATTTTTCTACACCGAGTCGAGGCGCGGTAAACTATTCGGTTATCACCGCTCCCTGTGTCTTCGCTCTGTTCGCTATCGCGGAACTGATTCCAATCCCGGACTGGTTTTTGGTCTGGATCGCGGCGGATCTTGCACAGGTATGTGTTATCGGCTTGAGGATGACCGCCAGCGAGAGATCGCCGCTTATCTCCAGGATCGTGAACTGCTGAACAATGCCTACAATCCATTCATACGACCGGTCAATCTGGATGACGGTCGCTGTGTGGATGCCATCGTGTTTGTCGTAAAACGTCAGCATCCCTCATATGTGCGGAATCTCACACCAGACCAGATGGCTGGAATCGTAGCCCGCGCCGCCGGACATCGAGGTCCAAACCTCGATTACGTCATGTCCACGATCAAGGTTCTGGAGGAATTTGGAATCCGCGATCGTCTGCTGTGCAACATTGGAAGACTGGCATCGGCACAATCGGCAAAGCTCAGCGAAATCTGA
- a CDS encoding carboxy terminal-processing peptidase, producing MERTKRSRRPTGVSGIRSFAGQIVLIGLLASYFVYLIFFHIIDTDTASAESDSLTPVDYHSIASIATAKMAQGLHYNLPKIDNQASPDILESYLTTLDPTRAFLRQSDIDEFRQHELYFDDFLIGGNLDVVFEIFERYRERVNERMAYALSMLDYQFDFNLTDELANDRSDAEWPKNIEAQDWLWKRLVKDDVLTLVLEGNTETYQDVLKSRYERRLNNVSQYRADDVTELFLNAYLRKLDPYSAYFSSNSTEDLEITLSQQIEGIGAVLVLENDFTVIHSLITGGPAQRSNLINEGDRIVAVKGENDEFHDIVGWRLSNVVDLIRGPKGTYVTLKIIPQEALSGSLPVEVTILRDKVKIEDQMARKSTVEIVEDDRLLQLGIIELPAFYASLYPDDNQDSVRTSARDVAMLLKQLNDQQVDGVLIDLRGNGGGALSEAVDLTSLFIESGPIVQVESTDGELEIRFDSTGKVTYDGPLVVLVDRQSASGSEIFAGAVQDYGRGVIVGETTFGKGMLQTIWPLDRVAKTEHAGTLKLSTAKFYRVNGESTHYHGVVPDIPFATDEFAQDSGERSNENSTPGTNINRAKQFEQWQSAPRIRELVPSLSSRSEERTEMNPVVDYLVTRERNSQRRFDQSTIYLNKEKRESVIGSEREIDLRALNDLRLAMGWESATELSEDTVPTDLIEDTFRDEALNILVDLIIFQMQAG from the coding sequence ATGGAAAGGACCAAACGTTCCAGAAGGCCGACTGGAGTCTCCGGTATCAGGTCATTCGCAGGACAGATCGTCCTCATCGGATTGCTGGCCAGCTATTTCGTCTATCTTATATTCTTTCACATTATCGATACGGATACGGCGTCTGCCGAATCAGACTCGCTGACACCCGTCGACTACCATTCGATCGCGTCCATTGCCACCGCAAAAATGGCTCAGGGACTTCACTACAATCTTCCGAAAATCGACAACCAGGCATCCCCGGACATTCTTGAGAGCTATCTGACTACTTTAGACCCCACCAGAGCGTTCCTGCGTCAATCGGATATCGATGAGTTCCGCCAACATGAACTCTACTTTGATGATTTCCTGATTGGAGGCAATCTCGATGTGGTTTTTGAGATTTTTGAGCGTTATCGGGAACGGGTCAACGAGCGAATGGCGTACGCCTTGTCCATGCTGGACTACCAGTTCGACTTCAACCTTACAGATGAGTTGGCCAATGATCGTTCCGATGCCGAGTGGCCCAAGAATATCGAAGCCCAGGACTGGTTGTGGAAGCGGCTGGTCAAGGATGACGTCCTGACACTTGTACTTGAGGGCAATACGGAAACTTATCAGGATGTTCTCAAATCACGATATGAAAGACGTCTGAACAACGTTTCGCAATATAGGGCGGACGACGTAACTGAACTGTTTCTCAACGCATACCTGCGGAAACTGGATCCATATTCAGCGTATTTTTCCTCGAACAGCACCGAAGATCTCGAGATTACGCTCTCACAGCAGATCGAAGGTATCGGCGCAGTTCTGGTACTTGAGAACGATTTCACTGTAATCCATTCCTTGATCACTGGCGGGCCCGCCCAGCGCAGCAACCTGATCAACGAAGGTGACCGTATCGTCGCGGTAAAGGGCGAAAACGATGAATTTCATGACATCGTCGGTTGGCGTCTGAGCAACGTCGTTGACCTCATCCGAGGTCCCAAGGGTACGTACGTCACTCTCAAGATCATTCCCCAGGAAGCCCTCTCGGGATCGCTGCCAGTGGAAGTGACAATCCTCCGGGATAAGGTGAAGATCGAGGATCAGATGGCCCGCAAATCAACTGTGGAAATTGTAGAGGACGACCGATTGCTGCAACTGGGGATTATTGAGTTGCCGGCTTTTTATGCCTCACTTTATCCCGATGACAATCAGGATTCGGTTCGAACTTCTGCAAGGGATGTCGCCATGCTGCTGAAGCAACTGAATGATCAGCAGGTTGACGGGGTTCTGATCGATCTTCGGGGCAACGGTGGCGGTGCGCTGAGCGAAGCAGTCGATCTCACCAGCCTGTTTATCGAGTCAGGGCCGATCGTTCAAGTGGAATCCACAGATGGCGAATTGGAAATCCGTTTCGATTCAACTGGAAAGGTGACCTATGATGGCCCGTTGGTTGTCTTGGTTGATCGACAGAGCGCTTCCGGCTCAGAAATCTTCGCAGGTGCGGTTCAGGACTACGGTCGCGGGGTGATTGTGGGTGAAACCACATTCGGAAAAGGAATGTTGCAGACAATCTGGCCGCTCGACAGGGTCGCCAAGACGGAGCATGCCGGTACATTGAAACTGTCAACTGCCAAGTTTTACCGGGTCAACGGAGAAAGTACACACTATCACGGTGTCGTGCCCGATATTCCGTTCGCAACGGACGAATTCGCTCAAGATTCCGGTGAGCGATCCAACGAAAACTCTACTCCGGGCACCAATATCAACCGCGCCAAGCAGTTTGAGCAATGGCAGAGCGCACCGAGAATACGTGAGTTGGTCCCGAGTCTGAGCTCACGCAGCGAAGAGCGAACTGAGATGAACCCGGTGGTTGATTATCTGGTAACAAGGGAGCGAAACAGTCAGCGAAGGTTTGATCAGTCCACAATCTACCTGAACAAGGAAAAACGCGAGTCGGTCATTGGCAGCGAACGCGAGATTGATCTGAGGGCGCTCAATGACCTGCGCTTGGCAATGGGCTGGGAAAGCGCGACCGAACTGAGTGAGGACACAGTACCGACTGATTTGATTGAAGACACCTTTCGGGATGAGGCGCTCAACATTCTTGTCGATCTGATCATTTTTCAAATGCAGGCAGGGTAG
- a CDS encoding valine--pyruvate transaminase, giving the protein MKFSSWADRINNEVGIINLMKDLGNAPTISGDRPLYMLGGGNPAHIPKIKEYFHGQMERILQTPDEFERLVGDYAGPQGSARFVAALADLLKANFGWNIGPENIAISNGSQMAFTVIFRLLSGKYPDGEPRQVLLPMTPEYIGYNEADEAESRFRSIRPNIVKTSQQTFKYEIDFANIEISDEVSAICISRPTNPTGNVVTDDEVTQLMALADKHEIPLIVDGAYGLPFPSIVFCDATVQWNENVVLVLSLSKLGLPGTRTGIIIAKPELIELFTCANAIMTLASGNFGSFLALQCVEDGKILELSRKIIRPFYRNALNDTVSSIRAYFAGLPYMLHEPEGAFFVWLWFPGLPISDDELYVRLKRRDVYVVPGNFFFPGLEGEWAHRHECIRISYAGRRDVVDRGLRIIAEEVRLAYRESG; this is encoded by the coding sequence ATGAAATTCTCGTCTTGGGCAGATAGGATCAATAATGAGGTCGGCATCATCAACCTGATGAAAGATCTCGGCAATGCGCCCACAATTTCAGGCGACCGGCCTTTATATATGCTTGGCGGTGGAAATCCTGCCCATATTCCGAAGATCAAGGAATATTTCCATGGACAGATGGAGCGGATTCTGCAAACGCCTGATGAGTTTGAGCGCCTGGTTGGCGACTATGCGGGACCTCAGGGGTCAGCCCGATTCGTCGCAGCGCTGGCCGACTTGCTGAAGGCGAATTTCGGCTGGAATATCGGACCGGAGAATATTGCGATATCCAATGGAAGCCAGATGGCATTCACTGTCATTTTTCGACTGTTGTCCGGCAAGTATCCTGATGGCGAGCCGAGGCAGGTTTTGTTGCCCATGACACCTGAATACATCGGATACAACGAGGCTGATGAGGCAGAATCCAGATTTCGTTCCATTCGGCCGAATATCGTGAAGACCTCACAACAGACGTTCAAATATGAAATCGATTTCGCCAACATCGAGATTTCCGACGAGGTGTCCGCGATTTGCATCTCGAGGCCGACCAATCCAACAGGTAATGTGGTGACTGACGACGAAGTGACTCAATTGATGGCACTGGCGGACAAGCATGAGATACCGCTAATCGTCGATGGCGCTTACGGACTGCCATTTCCGTCCATTGTTTTCTGCGACGCCACAGTTCAGTGGAATGAGAACGTCGTATTGGTTCTGAGTCTTTCAAAACTGGGACTGCCCGGCACGCGCACCGGGATCATCATCGCCAAACCGGAGTTGATCGAGCTGTTTACCTGTGCAAACGCAATCATGACTCTCGCCAGCGGCAACTTCGGTTCCTTCCTGGCACTCCAATGTGTGGAAGATGGAAAGATTCTTGAACTCAGCCGCAAAATCATACGTCCGTTCTATCGCAATGCACTGAATGACACAGTTTCGTCGATCAGGGCCTACTTTGCAGGCTTACCCTATATGCTGCATGAGCCTGAAGGCGCGTTTTTTGTATGGTTGTGGTTTCCGGGGTTGCCCATCTCGGACGACGAGTTGTATGTGAGACTGAAAAGAAGGGATGTCTATGTTGTCCCCGGCAACTTTTTCTTTCCAGGACTTGAGGGTGAATGGGCGCATCGACACGAG